One genomic segment of Tursiops truncatus isolate mTurTru1 chromosome 11, mTurTru1.mat.Y, whole genome shotgun sequence includes these proteins:
- the LOC117314251 gene encoding keratin, type II cuticular Hb6-like isoform X2, translated as MDNSRDLNMDSIVAEIKANYDDIAGRSRAEAESWYRSKCEEMKATVLRHGVTLRRAKEEINELNRVIQRLTAEVENAKCQNSKLEATVTQAEQQGEAALNDARCKLAGLEGALQKAKRDMACLLKEYQEVMNSKLGLDIEIATYRRLLEGEEHRLCEGVGAVNVCVSSCCGGVVCGDLCASGAAPAVTTSVCSASCSDNVVVGTADAYGPCSGLGRSIVGSKRC; from the exons ATGGACAACAGCCGGGACCTGAATATGGACAGCATTGTGGCCGAGATCAAGGCGAACTATGACGACATTGCCGGCCGCAGTCGGGCCGAGGCTGAGAGCTGGTACCGCAGCAAG TGTGAGGAGATGAAGGCCACGGTGCTCCGGCATGGGGTGACCCTGCGCCGCGCCAAGGAGGAGATCAACGAGCTGAACCGCGTGATCCAGAGGCTGACGGCCGAGGTCGAGAATGCCAAGTGCCAG AACTCCAAGTTGGAGGCCACTGTGACCCAGGCGGAGCAGCAGGGCGAGGCGGCCCTTAATGATGCCCGCTGCAAGCTGGCCGGGCTGGAGGGGGCCCTGCAGAAGGCCAAGCGGGACATGGCCTGCCTGCTCAAGGAGTACCAGGAGGTGATGAACTCCAAGCTGGGCCTGGACATCGAGATCGCCACCTACAGGCGCCTGCTGGAGGGCGAGGAACACAG GCTGTGCGAGGGCGTCGGGGCTGTGAATGTCT GCGTCAGTAGCTGTTGCGGTGGCGTCGTCTGTGGCGATCTCTGCGCCTCTGGCGCTGCCCCTGCTGTCACCACCAGCGTCTGCAGCGCCTCCTGCAGCGACAACGTGGTGGTGGGCACCGCCGACGCCTACGGCCCCTGCTCCGGGCTGGGCCGCAGCATCGTGGGCTCTAAGAGGTGCTAG